CTGCTACATATAAATCTGACAACATTATTTTTCCTGATGCGGTATTATCAGTTCCGGTAGAAAGAATTGCCCTGTTGGTGATATCTGTCCAACTTGCATTGACAACACTTGAGGAATCAAGCACAGTTAAGCTATTAGAGGCCAACAGTTTTAAAGTATTGGTTTGTACACCAAATTGTGCGTACGATGTAAACTGTAGGCTAGCTTCTCCTACCGCAGTTGTACGATTTTTATTACCATAATTAAAGCCCGCAGTACCAGGATAGGTTATAATTGTATTTGCATCTCCTGTAGCTGTATACTTACAGGTATCGCCAAGTTTAAATACGAATGCATTGCCATTTTTTGATCTTGCATTGCTGAGTTGGATATTCCAATTTGGTTCTTCAACTATTAAAGATTTTTCGCAGCTTGCAAACAGGCAAACGAAAAAGATAAGTATGATATAATTTTTCATCTATTTATAGTTTTATTTTTAAAGTGATGATGCCCTGCCCACAATAGGCAGATATCCTATTAGGAAAAGTTTACCAACCTGCATTTTGCACCAATGATTTATTTAAATTGAGTTCATAATCAGGAATAGGAAGCCAAACATTTCTGGGTGCTACATTTCTAGCACCTACTAACCCATTTGCACTTGCACTTGCGCCATTAGCTTCACAATAAATCTTAAACGTAATCATGTCCTGATAGAAATTGCCCCAACGGGTAACGTCGTTTTTGCGTAGTGACTCTGCATTAAATTCACGTAATCTTTCATCTCGTAAAGCGAGTTGAAAATTATCCTTACTTAAACCTAGTGTTAAATTAGCTTCGGTACCTGTAGTAATAGTTGCTGTAGCAATTGCACCCGTTCCATTTCCTCCTGTTATGGTTACATTAGGTGCAGTTGTATAATAACTTCCAGTTGCAATAATACCCGGACTGGTTACATTAATACCTGTTACTCTACCTGCAGAGATGGTTGCAGTGGCAGTTGCACCAGCACCACCTCCACCTGTAATGGTTACTGTAGGTACTGTGGTATAACCAGTTCCTCCATTAGAAACGGTAATGGTTTTAACTACGTTCCCATTCAAAATGCCATAACCTCGTTTACGAACCATATTGATGGCATCGTATGCAGTTAAACTTCCCCCAGTTGGGATATCAGTTGGCCCTACTAATTGGTTTGCAGCCTCAGCATACATTAACAGAATATCTGAATAGCGAATTACAGGCCAGTTTATGCCATAAATCCCCACGTTACGTGCTTCAGCAGGCGCATACTCCCTTCTAAATTTACCTGATGGCATTAACCAAGGATTTGTGACTGCATTTTTCACCCTAACACTTGAAGAAACAGCGTATACATAGTTTGAACAATTCCAATCCCTTCTTAAATCAAAAGAAGTTTTAGGTGTAGATGTACTGCTTGCGTTAACCTCATAAGCGTCGAACAGGTTACGGGTAACATATAACCAACTTACAGCACTATAAGAAGACGGATCTGTGGCAACTATAGTTGAAGTAATTCCGATGAAATTTCCAATATCATTAGCTCCCTTTGTTACTGTTCCGGCTGTAGCAGTTGCAAAACCCCATTCTAAAATGTTTTCCTTCACATCGTATTTATCTTGCATTAAATTGATAAAAACTTGTTTATAGTCTGGGTTTAATGCGTGCTGCCCAGAATTGATCACCTTTGCACAATAATCAACACAGTTTTGATATTTCGTAGCATCATTAACTGGATAACCGGCCATGTATAAATATACTCTTGCCAACATGGCTTGCACTGCTGTAACGGTTACTACATCGTTATAACCTAAACTTGCAGACGTATAGCCTTGCAATAAAGTTTCGGCCTGTTTTAAATCTAATTCAATTTGCGTATAAACTTGCTTTGGGGTAGATGCTGGGATATCAATATCATTAATAGTGGAAGGTTTTAAACTAACCACTACATTTTGATAATGCGTGGTTAAAATCCAATAGTAATAAGCTCTCAGGAATAAAGTTTGTCCTTTAATTCTATTCCTCGTGATTTCATTCATAGTTGGCTTATTGATATTCTCCAACAGGATATTGGCATTATTAATTCCCTGATAGCAGCCTAACCAAATAGCATGTACGTTAACATTTGAAGGCGTAAGGGTATACCTAAACCCTCTTGAATCTCCATCAGCTGCTCTATTGGATAATAATTCATCAGCCGTTTCGTAGTAGCCAGTTAATATCTGTCCGTACAAGCGACTGCTCATCATAGGTCCGTAAACACCATTTAGTGCTTGTTGCAATTGTTCAGGTGTATTAAAATAATTTGCTGGGGTATAAAAATCTGTTGGTTCTGTGTCTAATGCCTTTTTACAAGAGCAAATGCTTATCGCAATGCAGATCAGAAGTATATATTTTAGTTTCATGACATTCATAATTTTTAGATTAAAAAGTAGCGTTTACACCAAATACAATAGTTAATGAATGCGGGTATCCTGCATAGTCAAATCCTGGTGTAAGATTGCTTTGCCTAGAAGAAATTTCTGGATCCATACCTGAATAGCCAGTTATGGTAGCCAAATTTTGCGCCGAAACATTAATACGCAGGTTACTCATACCCCATTTTTGAATAGTGTTTTTGGGAATGGTATACCCGAAAGAAACTGTTCTCAATTTTAAGTACGAACCATCTTCAATTACCCTCGAAGCGTAGGCAGCAGCTCCCTGTCCACCTGCCCTGAAATAAGAATTATTAGGATTGGTTGGTGTCCAGCGATCAGCATAAGTAGCATATTGGTTTAAGTTGGGGTTTGCTACAATACCACCTTCAAAAATGTATCTATTGGCATTGATTACATCATTACCTACCGACCATTGTAACAATACATTTAGGTCAAATCCTTTATAGCTAAAATTATTAGAAAAACCACCGGTATATTTAGGCAATCCATTTCCAATTACCGTATAATCTGAATTATTGATTAGTAAATCACCATTGATGTCCTTGTACTTAACATCTCCAGGTTGCACCGCACTTCTAGCCGCTAAACTTGCAGTTACAGTAGATTTAAGTTGATAAGTTCCATTTGGCAATTTATCAAAATCATTATATTGATAAACGCCATCTGATGCCAAACCATACATTTGACCTAATGGATTACCTACCATAGATATATAAGGGAACAAACCACTGTAGGTAGTGTTAAAAAAGGTTCCGTTACCTGCTAAAAGGTAATTTTGATTATCTGTTAAAGCCAAAATCTTGTTCTGGTTAAAACTAATGTTAAAATTGGTTGACCATGTAAAATCTTTGGTTACAATGTTCCTAGAATCAATTGTAAGTTCTAATCCTTGGTTTTGTAGGCTCCCAACATTTTTAAAGCCTGTGCTTCCCTCTACCCCTAGCGAGTAAGGCAACGAGGCACTTAATAACAGGTCTTTAGTTCTTTTACGATAAATATCGGCAGTAACATTGATTCTATCTTTTAGAAAACCTAAATCTAAACCAATATTGGTTTGCTCACTAGTTTCCCATCTTAAGTTTTCATTACCAATAGCAGAAAGATAGGTTCCATTTTGAGCCGGCACGTTGTTAGCAGAATACCAATAGTTGGTATTTGACAGCTGAAGTTGCTGCATATAGGCAAAATCGCCTACTCTATTATTACCAGACTGACCAAAACCAACACGTAGTTTTGCATTAGAAATCCATTTAACGCTTTTCATGAATTCTTCATTGCTAAAGCGCCAAGCTCCAGATACAGACGGGAAATAACCCCATTTACTTCCTGGAGGGAATTTTGAAGAACCATCAGCCCTTATAGAAGCTGTAAACAAATACTTAGACTTGTAATCATAATTTACTCTAGTCAGTACAGATTGCATCGCCCATCTTGAGCTATTAGAAACTCTGCTGGTATTGAGAGCTGCAGCTAAATCAAGTCCATCCAAACCCAAATCTTCATTAGGTAATTGAAAAGCAGTGAAAGATCTGTTAGAACTATTGTTACCCTGTGCGTTATAATTCACTAAGGCACTGAAATTATGGTTTTTACCAAACTTAGTTTTATAATTTAAAGTGTTATCTGATAACCAACTTGCTTGATTTGCAAATCCAATAGTTCCATTTGGGCCAGATACCACATACTTGCTGCCAGACTGTGTTTTAGAATTGTTTAGGATATTAGTTTCGACATTATTTTTGGTAATGCCTCCGGCTACTCTTAAGGTAAGGTTTTTTAAAATGGCATATTCTCCATAAGCATTAGCCGTTAAATTATTCGTTTTAAATCTAGTTTGTTGATTTTGAAGATTAAGTAAAGGGTTTACGCGATAATCTTGGTTATTACCAAACTCATTAACAGGATCATAAAAATCTACCAATGGATCATAATTTTTTCCTGAAACGGATACACCATTTGTTGGTCTTTGTCCCCATACAGAATAAAGAAATACAGATGAGGCATAAAAATTAGTTGCACTTACAGGGATACCAAACTGTTCGCTATATGCATAATTAGCATTTATCCCTGCCTTAATTTTGTTGTTAATTTTCTGATCTAAAACAAATCTACCTTGATATCTTTTAAAACCGCCAAACTTCACAATACCTTTTTGGTTGTTAAAATTACCCGAAATAGCATATTGCGTACCTTCTGTTCCACCCCTAATAGCAATATCATGGTTTTGATTTTGCCCTGTTTGATAAACGTAATCTTGCATATCAAGGCTTGTAGCGCTTCTATAAGAATCTAGTGTGGTGCCATTTTTTAAATAGGTAGAATCTGCATAAGGCGAGTTAAGGTCTTTAATATACCTTACAAACTCATAAGCATCCATTAACTTTACTTTTTCTGGTATCTTTTGAATCCCGTAATAGGCATTATAAACAACTTGCGGCGGACCCGATTTACCTTTTTTAGTTGTAATTAAAACAACACCATTAGCACCTCTAGCACCATAAATTGCTGTTGCTGATGCATCTTTTAATACATCTATAGATTCGATATCAGATGGACTGATAGAATTTGCGTTAGAAGATTCGGAAGGGAAACCATCTACTACATAAAGTGGAGAGTTATCCTGTGTAATTGAACCTGCACCTCTAATTACGATATTAGCCACAGCACCAGGTTGCCCATCGCTACTCTGCACCTGTACACCCGCAACTCTACCTGCTAAGGCTTCATCAAATGATTTTACTGGGGCCTTGGCAAAATCTTTCATATTAACTGAGCCAATAGACCCTGTTAAGTCACTTCTTTTTTGGGTACCATAACCCACTACCACAACATCATTTAGACTAGTTGAAGTAGGTTGCAGTGCAATATTAATAACAGTTTTTGTACCTACTACCGCCTCTTGAGTACCGTAACCGATATAGTTAAATACTAATCGGTCTGTGGCTAGGGCTTTAATTTTGAATTTTCCATCTTTATCTGTTTGTACACTTACTTTTGTGCCTTTTACTAAGATAGATACACCAGGAAACGGTTCGCTCCTTTCATCAATAACAACTCCTTCTATAGTTTTTTGTTGCGCATAAACATTAGCGTTTAATAATAAGGAGATAAACAGAATCAAAAGCTTTGGATAAGGAACAATCCAGCAGCTCAGTCCTCTCACCCTACGTAAATTGTAAAGTTTGTTCATAATTTTAATTTGGTTAATTTGGTTTGCTTGGCATTCTGGTTGTAAAACCTAATTACAACTCATCAAAATTACCTAGCTATTGCCAAAAGAGGGGGTTGATATTAATTTTTATGGGGGTAATAATTGGTGATTTAGCTATAATAATAGCTTTTTTAATGAAAGATAGATAAAGGTTTAACTAGTTTGATCCAGTGGCTTTGGACAACTTCTTTAATTCCGAAATAGTTATTTAAGCTATCTATTTGAGACAACAGTTCAGTTTAAAGGGAATTACTCATTTATCTTTTTGTTATATTCAGATGGTGCAACTCCGAATTGCTTACGGAATTCTTTACTAAAATACTTTCTGTCATTAAAGCCTACAGTGTAAGCGACTTCAGCAATACTTAAGTTTTGTTCTGCTAAAAGTTGGGCTGCTCTTTTTAGTCGCTGAGATTTGGTAAAGTCGAGAATTGATAAACCGGTAAGTGCCTTAATTTTTTTATAGAGTACAGTTTGGCTCATTCCAATATTTTCCACAAGACTGCTCACATTAAATTCTGAATCTTCCATGTTCTCCTCAATAAGCAACATCAGCTTGTTTAAGAATTTTTCATCTGGTGATACAGATTCAAGCTTTCTTGGGCTCAGCATAATTTGCTTGATGTATTTTTCCTTTAAACTTTCACGTCCTTGTAAAAGATTGCGGATACTTAATTCAAGCACTTGAATACTAAAAGGTTTAGTGATATAAATATCAGCCCCTGCTTCTAACCCATCAACTTGGTGTAAATGTGAGGCCATGGCTGTAAGCATGATCACCGGAATGTGATTGGTACTTTCTTCAGCCTTTAAACGACTGCAAAATTCCAATCCGTTAAGTTCGGGCATGGTTACATCACTAACAATAAGATCAGGAATATGTTCAATAGCTTTTTTCCAACCTTCTAAACCGTTCAAGCTCTCTAGAACATGGTAGGTTGACTGTAGAGACTGCACTATAAAGCCACGTAACTCATCATTATCCTCAACAACCTGAATGGTATATTTCTTCTCCTCAATTATTTTATCAAGAGGGCTATTTTCATTCCATACCATTATTTCAGGAATGCTAGCTTCAGCCTGAATTACCATCTCTTCTGCTAACAATTCATCTGGTTTAAAATGAGCCTTACCCAATAACAAGGTTACAGAAAGTGCAGTATTGCCGTTAACGACACTTGAAGATGGTGTACTTGAAACAGTAATTTCACCGCTGTGTAAGTCTACAATGTTTTTAACTAGTGCTAAACCTATCCCCCATCCTTCGATAGTAGCAGACCCTGAATTAACCTGATAAAAGTTGGTAAATATTTTATCCTGCACCTCTAGTGGAATACCTATACCCGTGTCAGCAATCACAACCTTTACACCTTCAGTTTCCTTATCAATAGAAAAACTTATTTTACCACCATCTGGGGTATATTTGAAGGCATTGGAAAGGATATTATAAAAAACCTTTTCCATTTGGCTAATGTCAAACCAAGTATAGATTTGCTCTTCCTTACAGCTAAAACTATAAGCTATATTTTTAATTTCCGCAAGGCCCTCGTAAGAATTATAAATGCTACGACAAAAAGCAACCAAATCATTTTCTGACACCTGTAATTTAGCATTTCCAGTTTCTATCTTTCTAAAATCCAACAACTCACTAATCAATCGCAATAGCCTATCGGTATTTCTTTTAATGCCATATAATTGATAATTGACCATGTTGTTCTCCTTTGTCAATTTGATCAACTTTTCAAGCGGGGCAAAAATCAAGGTAAGTGGTGTACGTATCTCATGTGAGATCCTCGTAAAGAAATCCAGCTTCATCTGATAAAGTTCCTGCTGGCGCTCATTATTCAAATGCTCAAAATAAAGCTCAGATTCGAGGCGCTGTTGGCGGCGAGTAAATCGGAGGATGAAATAGAACAAAACACCACCTGCAATAGCATAAAGAAAATAAGCCCACCAAGTTCGCCAAATAGGTGGCAAAACGCGAATTTCAATCTTTATTGGTGTTTCATTCCAAAGACCATCGTTATTACTACCTTTTACCAAAAAGGTATATCTTCCTGAGGGTAAATTTGTATAAGTTGCCGAAGGTATAGCCCCCTCACTCCAATTTTTATCAAATCCCTCCAATTTATACTTGTATCTATTTTTTTTAGGTTTAACATAGTTTAATGCAGCAAACTCTATAGTAAAAACATTTTGCTTCGAAGAAAAGGTTATTTCCTTAGTTAAACTCATTGCCTTTTTTAATAAACCATCTTCGGCATCTAACTGAACGTTCTCATTAAAAAGTTTAAGTGAAGTAAATACTACACGTGGACTAAAATGATTTTCCCTAATTTGATCAGGATAAAAGGAAACCAAACCATTATAGCCACCAAAGAACATTTGCCCTTTGCTGTCTCTTAAACTGGATGCATTGTTGAAAACATTTCCAGGAAGCCCATCGCTGTTATTATAGACCTTAAAGGTGATTCGGTGCTTATCGAATTTTATCAGACCATTTTCAGAGCTCAACCATAAAAAGCCCCTATCATCTTCTAAAATAGCTAATATATTATCCTCAGCTAATCCCTCTTTTGCAGCATAGGTTCTAAAGGTCTTTTTTATAGGGTCATAAGCGCTTAAACCACCATGATAGGTACCAATCCAAATTGTACCTTGTTTATCTTCAAAAAAACAATTTGCATAACTATTTGCAAGCCCAGGCGTTGAGCCACCAATAAAAGTTACATAATTACTTGATCCTTTAGGCCTAAACTTTATGCTATGCCTGGTACCAAGCCAAATGTTATGTTTTGAATCCTCAAATACGATTGCAACCTGTTTGTCTGTATTACTAATACTCTTTAGGTTTACTGGTTTAAATAAACCGGTTTCTGGATAAAAACGATCTAAACCCAATTGTGTACCTACCCAAAATTTGCCTTCACTATCTTCAAATACACAGTTTACCTCATCAGAACTCAGCGAATTTTTATCAAACTCACGACTTCTGTAATGAACAAAATCGTTTTTTTCTGGCCTAAATAGGTTTATTCCGCCCAATGCGGTCCCTATCCAAACTCTTTGTGATTTATCAATTAAAATAGATTTTACTAGGTTAGAGCTTAAACTAGCACCGTCTTTCAGTGTATTTTTATAAGCTTTAAAGGTGTTTGTTTCCCTGTTAAAATAGTTTAATCCGCCAGCCTCGGTACCAATCCATAAATTATGCTTTCCATCCTCAACTATAGTACTGATAATATTACTGCTGATACTGCTTTTATACTTATTGTCTTGGTAAACTTCAAATGGCGTAACTATGGTATGTACCACATCGAGACCACCAAAATAGGTACCAATCCAAACAGAACCACAATTATCCTCATAAATATCATGTATCGAGTTTTGGCTTAGGCTAGATGGATCTGCAGAGTCATGTACGTAATTTTCAAATTTCTCTGTCTCAGGATTTATTATTGATAATCCCTCTTGGGTACCTATCCATAATTTTCCCCATCGATCAACCAAAATCTTCCGAACATGGTCATTAACTAAGGAATTTGAAGAATTATCGCTGTGTAAAAAGCGCTTAAATGAATTTTTGTTTTCCTCATACAGACTAATTCCATCGTATTTAGTTCCAACCCACAACCTTTTCTTTTGATCTTCTGTAACTGTTGTTATAAAGTTCCCACTTATTGAATTGACATCTTTTGAATGATTGAAAAATAGAATATGATATCTACCTTTTACTTTAGTTAATCTAACCAAACCCACAGTAGTACCCACCCATATACGATTAATATGATCCTGAAAAATAGCTTGAACCTGGTAGGGTACTTTTAGGCCTAAATTAAATGCCCTGAAAACCTTGTTGTTTTTATCTGTAGAATAGGTTAAACCGTTGTTACTACCCAACCAAAGCACGCCCTCTCGATCTTTGTAGATGCAATTTGCCCGGTCTACTCCAGTAACACTGTGGGTAAATGATTCGCTTTCTGGGTTAAATTTATCTAGACCCCATAAAGATCCAACCCACAACACCTTGTCATTATCTAAGGTTAATGCCTTTACGAAATCATTAGAAGCAATACTGTTTTTATGTTGAGGGCTGTTTTTAAATACTTTTATCTCTCTTCCATCGTATCTATTCAATCCATATTTTGTACCAAACCACATAAAGCCTTGTGAATCTTTAACGATAGACAATACTGAATTTGGGGAAAGACCATTTTCTACAACTAAGTGATTAAATACCAAGCGATTTTGGGCATAGCCGATCAGCCCTAAACCAAATACAAGGAGTATAGCGAACAAATATTTAATGCTTTTAATGGATAGCATTTGCATTGCAAGGTTCAATATTTTGGCTTAACGTGAGTAACAAATCTAAATATTCCATTAGATAAATGAGCCAAAATTTATAATAACATCTGCTTGGCATTTAGCATCGTTCTTACCAATGACGAGCTTTAATAACCTAATGGCACCAATCTATAGCTTTACAAATATCCTCAACCCTTAAATTTTCTTGTTAAATGGCTTAATGCACCAGTAGACCAAAGTGCCCATAATATGAGTACCGGTTGAAAGAACAGTCTTGCTAATCTTTTACTATCTGTATCTAACCCAAATGCATCAGTATGGTTAAGGTACTGCGCAATATTGCCTGGAAAAATAAGCACATAGAATATGGCTAGTGCAATGCCTACTTTTATCCTTTGTGATTTCCAGAAAATCATACATATGCCCAAAGCTGCTTCTACAATACCCGAAAGGATGACCGTTAAATCTTTGCTCAAAGGAATCCAATCTGGCACCTGAGCTTGAAATTCATTGCGTTGGAAACTCAAGTGTCCGATAGCAGCAGCTATCATAAAAATGCCTAGAAAGATCCTGAAGATTTTTTGGATTGTGGTGGTGGAGCCTTGATTTTTTAACATTTGTTTTGGCATAATTCAATCTCGCATATTTCGAGCCAAAGAGATTTGACGACCTAAGTTAAACTTCATTCGCAAGGTCAATCCTAATTTATGCTGATGTATCTGCATTTAATTTCTCATCGGCAATTTCCAAATCGCTAGCATCTGCAATCGGTTTTTCGTTCAAATTTTCAGCAGGTGGATCATATT
The sequence above is drawn from the Pedobacter frigiditerrae genome and encodes:
- a CDS encoding DUF5017 domain-containing protein; this translates as MKNYIILIFFVCLFASCEKSLIVEEPNWNIQLSNARSKNGNAFVFKLGDTCKYTATGDANTIITYPGTAGFNYGNKNRTTAVGEASLQFTSYAQFGVQTNTLKLLASNSLTVLDSSSVVNASWTDITNRAILSTGTDNTASGKIMLSDLYVAGKPLYLALKYNGVTGSTQKTWTFKNFAVNNLLPDGSTVGIASLTDISWTVYGNVRTPANGSWIATATQIQVVGGGATALTNETWAISKPLDLTKVAPDVSIPIKNLTSAPLKNYTFQYPAVGKYKVVFIASNNTLNDNKQVMKEFDVEIIP
- a CDS encoding RagB/SusD family nutrient uptake outer membrane protein, yielding MKLKYILLICIAISICSCKKALDTEPTDFYTPANYFNTPEQLQQALNGVYGPMMSSRLYGQILTGYYETADELLSNRAADGDSRGFRYTLTPSNVNVHAIWLGCYQGINNANILLENINKPTMNEITRNRIKGQTLFLRAYYYWILTTHYQNVVVSLKPSTINDIDIPASTPKQVYTQIELDLKQAETLLQGYTSASLGYNDVVTVTAVQAMLARVYLYMAGYPVNDATKYQNCVDYCAKVINSGQHALNPDYKQVFINLMQDKYDVKENILEWGFATATAGTVTKGANDIGNFIGITSTIVATDPSSYSAVSWLYVTRNLFDAYEVNASSTSTPKTSFDLRRDWNCSNYVYAVSSSVRVKNAVTNPWLMPSGKFRREYAPAEARNVGIYGINWPVIRYSDILLMYAEAANQLVGPTDIPTGGSLTAYDAINMVRKRGYGILNGNVVKTITVSNGGTGYTTVPTVTITGGGGAGATATATISAGRVTGINVTSPGIIATGSYYTTAPNVTITGGNGTGAIATATITTGTEANLTLGLSKDNFQLALRDERLREFNAESLRKNDVTRWGNFYQDMITFKIYCEANGASASANGLVGARNVAPRNVWLPIPDYELNLNKSLVQNAGW
- a CDS encoding TonB-dependent receptor gives rise to the protein MNKLYNLRRVRGLSCWIVPYPKLLILFISLLLNANVYAQQKTIEGVVIDERSEPFPGVSILVKGTKVSVQTDKDGKFKIKALATDRLVFNYIGYGTQEAVVGTKTVINIALQPTSTSLNDVVVVGYGTQKRSDLTGSIGSVNMKDFAKAPVKSFDEALAGRVAGVQVQSSDGQPGAVANIVIRGAGSITQDNSPLYVVDGFPSESSNANSISPSDIESIDVLKDASATAIYGARGANGVVLITTKKGKSGPPQVVYNAYYGIQKIPEKVKLMDAYEFVRYIKDLNSPYADSTYLKNGTTLDSYRSATSLDMQDYVYQTGQNQNHDIAIRGGTEGTQYAISGNFNNQKGIVKFGGFKRYQGRFVLDQKINNKIKAGINANYAYSEQFGIPVSATNFYASSVFLYSVWGQRPTNGVSVSGKNYDPLVDFYDPVNEFGNNQDYRVNPLLNLQNQQTRFKTNNLTANAYGEYAILKNLTLRVAGGITKNNVETNILNNSKTQSGSKYVVSGPNGTIGFANQASWLSDNTLNYKTKFGKNHNFSALVNYNAQGNNSSNRSFTAFQLPNEDLGLDGLDLAAALNTSRVSNSSRWAMQSVLTRVNYDYKSKYLFTASIRADGSSKFPPGSKWGYFPSVSGAWRFSNEEFMKSVKWISNAKLRVGFGQSGNNRVGDFAYMQQLQLSNTNYWYSANNVPAQNGTYLSAIGNENLRWETSEQTNIGLDLGFLKDRINVTADIYRKRTKDLLLSASLPYSLGVEGSTGFKNVGSLQNQGLELTIDSRNIVTKDFTWSTNFNISFNQNKILALTDNQNYLLAGNGTFFNTTYSGLFPYISMVGNPLGQMYGLASDGVYQYNDFDKLPNGTYQLKSTVTASLAARSAVQPGDVKYKDINGDLLINNSDYTVIGNGLPKYTGGFSNNFSYKGFDLNVLLQWSVGNDVINANRYIFEGGIVANPNLNQYATYADRWTPTNPNNSYFRAGGQGAAAYASRVIEDGSYLKLRTVSFGYTIPKNTIQKWGMSNLRINVSAQNLATITGYSGMDPEISSRQSNLTPGFDYAGYPHSLTIVFGVNATF
- a CDS encoding two-component regulator propeller domain-containing protein translates to MQMLSIKSIKYLFAILLVFGLGLIGYAQNRLVFNHLVVENGLSPNSVLSIVKDSQGFMWFGTKYGLNRYDGREIKVFKNSPQHKNSIASNDFVKALTLDNDKVLWVGSLWGLDKFNPESESFTHSVTGVDRANCIYKDREGVLWLGSNNGLTYSTDKNNKVFRAFNLGLKVPYQVQAIFQDHINRIWVGTTVGLVRLTKVKGRYHILFFNHSKDVNSISGNFITTVTEDQKKRLWVGTKYDGISLYEENKNSFKRFLHSDNSSNSLVNDHVRKILVDRWGKLWIGTQEGLSIINPETEKFENYVHDSADPSSLSQNSIHDIYEDNCGSVWIGTYFGGLDVVHTIVTPFEVYQDNKYKSSISSNIISTIVEDGKHNLWIGTEAGGLNYFNRETNTFKAYKNTLKDGASLSSNLVKSILIDKSQRVWIGTALGGINLFRPEKNDFVHYRSREFDKNSLSSDEVNCVFEDSEGKFWVGTQLGLDRFYPETGLFKPVNLKSISNTDKQVAIVFEDSKHNIWLGTRHSIKFRPKGSSNYVTFIGGSTPGLANSYANCFFEDKQGTIWIGTYHGGLSAYDPIKKTFRTYAAKEGLAEDNILAILEDDRGFLWLSSENGLIKFDKHRITFKVYNNSDGLPGNVFNNASSLRDSKGQMFFGGYNGLVSFYPDQIRENHFSPRVVFTSLKLFNENVQLDAEDGLLKKAMSLTKEITFSSKQNVFTIEFAALNYVKPKKNRYKYKLEGFDKNWSEGAIPSATYTNLPSGRYTFLVKGSNNDGLWNETPIKIEIRVLPPIWRTWWAYFLYAIAGGVLFYFILRFTRRQQRLESELYFEHLNNERQQELYQMKLDFFTRISHEIRTPLTLIFAPLEKLIKLTKENNMVNYQLYGIKRNTDRLLRLISELLDFRKIETGNAKLQVSENDLVAFCRSIYNSYEGLAEIKNIAYSFSCKEEQIYTWFDISQMEKVFYNILSNAFKYTPDGGKISFSIDKETEGVKVVIADTGIGIPLEVQDKIFTNFYQVNSGSATIEGWGIGLALVKNIVDLHSGEITVSSTPSSSVVNGNTALSVTLLLGKAHFKPDELLAEEMVIQAEASIPEIMVWNENSPLDKIIEEKKYTIQVVEDNDELRGFIVQSLQSTYHVLESLNGLEGWKKAIEHIPDLIVSDVTMPELNGLEFCSRLKAEESTNHIPVIMLTAMASHLHQVDGLEAGADIYITKPFSIQVLELSIRNLLQGRESLKEKYIKQIMLSPRKLESVSPDEKFLNKLMLLIEENMEDSEFNVSSLVENIGMSQTVLYKKIKALTGLSILDFTKSQRLKRAAQLLAEQNLSIAEVAYTVGFNDRKYFSKEFRKQFGVAPSEYNKKINE